In one Neobacillus sp. CF12 genomic region, the following are encoded:
- a CDS encoding nitronate monooxygenase, with amino-acid sequence MLNNEITEILKIKYPIIQAPMAGGVTTSELVTEVSNSGGLGMIGAGYMTPIQIRNQIRELKTLTSNPFGINLFVPNEFDVINDDIKSANQLLNPIREQLNLPQKDSFEIPEFNNVYETFIEQIKVVIEENVPICSFTFGIPSEKVISELKKSDIILMGTATTVREAVENEKAGMDFVVVQGSEAGGHRGNFIDDYKVSLVGSMSLIPQVVDNVSIPVIAAGGIMDGRGLIASICLGAKGVQMGTAFLTCIESGAHKVHKEAVMNVTEEDTVLTRSFSGKWARGIQNNFILGMQSNEWYLPDFPVQNTLTQDIRKVAASKNNKEFMSLWSGQSPRLAKQQTVKILIKNIMSEAEKIKKNM; translated from the coding sequence ATGTTAAATAATGAAATTACAGAAATATTAAAAATAAAATATCCAATTATTCAGGCTCCAATGGCAGGTGGAGTAACAACTTCGGAATTAGTCACTGAGGTTTCAAATAGTGGTGGTCTAGGTATGATTGGAGCAGGTTATATGACCCCTATTCAAATTAGAAATCAAATAAGGGAGTTAAAGACCCTAACATCAAATCCTTTTGGTATAAACCTATTTGTACCCAATGAGTTTGATGTTATAAATGATGACATTAAATCAGCTAATCAGTTATTAAACCCTATTCGTGAACAACTAAATTTACCTCAAAAAGATAGCTTTGAAATTCCTGAATTTAATAATGTCTATGAAACATTTATTGAACAAATTAAGGTAGTAATTGAAGAAAATGTCCCAATCTGTTCTTTTACATTTGGCATTCCCTCTGAAAAAGTGATTTCTGAGTTGAAGAAATCTGACATTATTCTAATGGGAACGGCAACCACTGTTAGAGAAGCAGTTGAAAATGAGAAAGCAGGTATGGATTTTGTTGTTGTTCAAGGGAGTGAAGCTGGTGGACATCGAGGGAACTTTATCGATGATTATAAAGTGAGTTTAGTTGGTTCAATGTCATTAATACCGCAGGTCGTTGACAATGTAAGTATTCCAGTAATAGCTGCTGGAGGTATTATGGATGGAAGAGGGTTGATAGCTTCTATCTGCTTAGGTGCAAAGGGTGTACAGATGGGGACAGCTTTCTTGACTTGTATTGAAAGTGGAGCACATAAAGTACATAAAGAAGCTGTTATGAATGTCACGGAGGAAGATACAGTATTAACTCGTTCATTTTCAGGTAAATGGGCAAGAGGAATACAAAATAATTTTATTTTGGGTATGCAGAGTAACGAATGGTATTTACCAGACTTCCCCGTTCAAAACACATTAACCCAGGATATTAGAAAAGTTGCCGCCTCAAAGAATAATAAAGAATTTATGTCACTATGGTCTGGTCAAAGTCCAAGATTAGCTAAGCAACAAACTGTAAAAATATTAATCAAAAATATAATGTCAGAAGCAGAAAAAATAAAAAAAAATATGTGA
- a CDS encoding ATP-binding protein produces MKQLGTLYFFCGKMGAGKSTKSKQLAIDKHAVLLSEDEWLSSLYPNQIASFEDYLKFSAQLKLLVKKHVQNILSVGTDVVMDFPANTQKLRKWFLDMASDVNASHQLIFLNLNNEQCLRQIVQRRNEQPERADFDTEAVFIHVTKFFEAPEASEGLNILEFSRKE; encoded by the coding sequence ATGAAACAATTGGGGACGCTATACTTTTTCTGTGGAAAAATGGGAGCTGGAAAATCAACTAAATCAAAACAATTGGCGATAGATAAACATGCGGTACTGTTGTCTGAGGATGAATGGCTTTCATCTCTTTATCCCAATCAGATTGCATCATTTGAGGACTATCTAAAATTCTCAGCGCAGCTCAAGCTGTTGGTCAAAAAGCATGTCCAAAACATATTAAGTGTCGGTACAGATGTAGTGATGGATTTTCCAGCTAACACTCAAAAACTGCGAAAGTGGTTTTTGGATATGGCGTCAGATGTCAATGCAAGCCATCAACTAATTTTCCTTAATCTAAATAACGAGCAATGCTTACGTCAAATTGTACAAAGGCGTAACGAACAACCCGAAAGAGCAGATTTTGACACGGAAGCGGTGTTTATTCATGTTACTAAATTTTTTGAAGCACCAGAGGCATCCGAGGGTTTAAATATTTTAGAGTTTAGCAGAAAAGAATAA
- a CDS encoding LysR family transcriptional regulator has translation MELQTLKVFQTVAKLGSISQAARELQYAQSNITMKIQQLETELQTALFYRHNRGTALTAKGSMLLTYTEKIFQLIEETKNVMNDDQTPKGPLIIGSMETTAAVRLPAIFSKYLKDYPQVDLTLKTGSTEENIHGVLQYEIDGAFVAGPIEHPELIQKEVFEEELILVTDTIHPPISSIEDIQTRTLLVFRTGCSYRKRLEEWFHQERVIPKKIMEFGTLDAIIGCVSAGLGISMVPQSVVAKQIQEGTLRKHSLPKPFGKVKTVFIYRKDKYVPSSLLKFINMLSD, from the coding sequence ATGGAATTGCAAACATTAAAAGTTTTCCAGACTGTTGCAAAGCTGGGGAGTATTTCACAGGCAGCAAGAGAACTTCAATATGCACAATCTAATATCACGATGAAAATACAGCAATTAGAAACGGAACTCCAAACGGCCTTATTTTATAGACATAATCGTGGTACTGCTTTAACAGCTAAAGGAAGCATGTTATTAACATACACGGAAAAAATTTTTCAGCTTATAGAAGAAACGAAAAACGTGATGAATGATGATCAAACACCAAAAGGTCCTTTAATTATTGGTTCTATGGAAACAACTGCCGCAGTTCGCTTACCAGCCATATTTTCAAAATACCTTAAAGATTATCCCCAAGTTGATCTAACTCTAAAAACAGGTTCTACGGAAGAAAATATTCATGGTGTTCTTCAGTATGAAATTGATGGAGCATTTGTGGCTGGACCTATTGAACACCCCGAACTCATTCAAAAGGAAGTATTTGAAGAGGAATTGATACTTGTAACTGATACAATTCATCCACCCATATCTTCTATCGAAGATATTCAAACGAGGACACTACTTGTATTCCGTACAGGATGTTCTTATCGGAAAAGGCTTGAAGAATGGTTTCATCAAGAGAGGGTGATTCCTAAAAAGATAATGGAATTTGGAACCCTAGATGCAATCATTGGGTGTGTATCTGCTGGTCTAGGTATAAGTATGGTTCCACAAAGCGTTGTAGCAAAACAAATTCAAGAAGGAACTCTTAGAAAGCATTCACTCCCGAAACCATTTGGAAAAGTCAAAACAGTATTCATTTATAGAAAAGATAAGTATGTACCTTCATCATTATTAAAATTTATAAATATGTTAAGTGATTAG
- a CDS encoding YbfB/YjiJ family MFS transporter: protein MKKQSFLFLIGGILSLIIAMGIGRFAYTPILPIMQKDLSFSNTVAGYIASSNYAGYLLGAILAGAIPLKKYRVIILKISLIISILTTAIMGLTYSHFIWYVLRFLSGVSSAYVLVLASGIVLDKLATINKTSWSGLFYGGVGLGICLSSLFIPSLNHLYQWEGTWIGLAVVSAILSIFVWLWLDEASNVVELKNKENNFAVVPPTKWLLWLIIAYGLEGLGYIVTGTFIVSIAEKTPSFHNDATLVWMMVGLAAIPSCLIWSILAKKWGFVKSLVLAMALQSLGMAMPAFWVSKTSFIISALLFGATFMGITTLATTLGRQINPSNSSRTIGILTAIFAIGQLIGPILSGVLSSFTHNFNTALIGASSVVLIGAALLVNGIQFERKSYAKDEGYTC from the coding sequence TTGAAGAAGCAATCTTTTCTATTTTTAATAGGAGGAATACTGTCTCTAATCATTGCTATGGGGATTGGACGGTTTGCCTATACTCCCATTCTTCCGATTATGCAAAAAGATCTTTCCTTTTCAAATACAGTTGCTGGTTATATAGCATCAAGTAACTATGCAGGATATTTGCTTGGAGCAATTTTAGCAGGAGCGATACCTTTGAAGAAGTATCGAGTGATTATCTTAAAAATAAGTCTAATAATCAGTATCTTAACCACTGCCATAATGGGTCTAACATACTCTCATTTCATTTGGTATGTACTTCGATTTCTATCGGGGGTTTCCAGTGCTTATGTGTTGGTCCTAGCCTCTGGTATCGTGTTAGATAAACTTGCTACTATAAACAAAACAAGTTGGTCTGGTTTATTTTATGGAGGGGTAGGTTTGGGAATCTGTTTATCCAGTCTTTTTATTCCGAGTTTAAACCATTTATATCAGTGGGAAGGTACATGGATCGGATTAGCTGTTGTCAGTGCAATCCTATCTATCTTCGTATGGCTATGGCTAGATGAAGCCTCCAACGTTGTTGAGTTAAAAAATAAAGAAAATAATTTTGCAGTTGTCCCCCCAACTAAATGGCTCCTATGGTTGATTATTGCCTATGGTTTAGAAGGATTGGGTTACATTGTTACAGGAACATTTATCGTATCTATCGCTGAAAAGACCCCATCCTTTCATAATGATGCAACTTTAGTTTGGATGATGGTTGGTTTGGCTGCGATTCCATCCTGTCTCATCTGGTCTATACTAGCAAAAAAATGGGGCTTCGTTAAATCCTTAGTCCTTGCAATGGCATTACAATCCTTGGGAATGGCTATGCCAGCCTTTTGGGTTTCGAAAACTAGTTTTATCATAAGTGCTTTATTATTTGGAGCAACGTTTATGGGTATCACTACACTTGCTACAACATTGGGGCGACAAATAAATCCATCTAATAGCAGCCGAACGATTGGCATTCTAACTGCTATTTTTGCTATCGGACAGTTGATAGGACCCATCCTTTCTGGAGTCTTATCATCATTCACTCATAATTTTAATACTGCTTTAATTGGAGCATCTAGTGTCGTATTAATTGGGGCAGCCCTGCTTGTAAATGGAATTCAATTTGAGAGGAAATCTTACGCAAAAGATGAGGGATATACATGTTAA